A stretch of DNA from Brevibacterium sp. CBA3109:
ACCCGGAGGACATGCCCCGATGACTGACAATGTCTACACCTCAGATGTGACCGTCGACTCAGCGTCACCGACACAGCTGGCGGAATCGATTCGCCTGCGCGAAGAGCGCATCGCGGACAACATCGATGAACTTGTGGGCCGCGTCCACCCGAAGGTCCTCGCAACTCGAGCC
This window harbors:
- a CDS encoding DUF3618 domain-containing protein; this encodes MTDNVYTSDVTVDSASPTQLAESIRLREERIADNIDELVGRVHPKVLATRAANKAKAKVIDEESGSVKPEAIALGVGTVLGVAALIVGFSGRSKRG